Genomic segment of Streptococcus australis:
CATTTATATATGTTTGCCGATTTTGAAAAAAATTCTAAATTCAAAAAGAAGTTATTTATACAGTATATCTTTATTGGTAGTTATTGGTCTGATTTTTGAGTTGACCAATATTGTACTTGAAATGCCAATTCAAACATATGTTCTACAAACCTTTAGATTATGGACTTGGCTTTTCTATTATCTTTTAGGTGGTTTTATAGCTCACTTTGATATAGATATTATCAAAAATAGGTTTAAGAGATGGATGAAAGTAGTTGTAGTACTTTTATTCTTGATTTCGCCTTTAATATTATTTTTCATAGCGAAGACTGCATACCATAATCTTTTTGCTGAATATTTTTATGATATTTTATTTGTAAAAGTTGTAAGCTTGGGAATTTTTCTAACTATACTCACGCTTACTTTAAATGAAAAACGGAGCGGATGTATCGTTTCCCTTTCTAATCAAACTATGGGAGTTTTTATAATACACACATATATTATGAAGGTATGGGAAAAACTATTTGGTTTTGGTTTCGTAGGATCATATTTACTTTTTGCTATATTTACTTTAAGTGTTAGTTTTATTATTGTTGGAATGTTAATGAAAATTCCTTATTTCAATCGAATCGTTAAATTATAAATAGGAGATTTAATATGTACGACTATTTAATCGTTGGAGCTGGTTTGTCTGGAGCTATTTTTGCTCACGAAGCTACAAAATGTGGAAAAAAAGTAAAAGTGATTGATAAACGCGATCACATTGGAGGGAACATCTACTGTGAAAATGTAGAAGGTATCAATGTCCATAAATATGGTGCCCATATCTTCCATACGTCTAATAAAAAAGTTTGGGATTATGTCAATCAATTCGCTGAATTTAACAACTATATCAACTCACCTGTCGCAAACTACAAAGGAAGTCTTTATAATCTTCCTTTCAATATGAATACCTTCTATGCTATGTGGGGCACAAAAACTCCACAAGAAGTGAAGAATAAGATTGCTGAGCAAACGGCTCATATGAAGGATGTTGAGCCGAAAAATCTGGAAGAACAAGCTATCAAGTTGATTGGTCCGGATATCTATGAAAAGTTGATCAAGGGCTATACTGAAAAGCAGTGGGGGCGCTCAGCAACGGAACTTCCTCCATTTATCATTAAACGCCTTCCAGTTCGTCTAACATTTGATAATAACTATTTTAACGACCGTTACCAAGGAATTCCTATTGGTGGTTATAATGTGATTATCGAAAATATGCTTAAAGACGTTGAAGTTGAGCTTGGTGTTGATTTCTTTGCTCACCGTGAAGAGTTGGAAGCATCTGCTAACAAAGTTGTCTTTACAGGAATGATCGACCAATATTTTGACTACAAACACGGAGAGTTAGAATACCGTAGCCTTCGTTTTGAACATGAAACCTTAGACGAGGAAAATTATCAAGGAAATGCTGTAGTGAACTATACAGAGCGTGAGATTCCTTATACTCGTATCATCGAACACAAGCATTTCGAATATGGAACGCAACCAAAGACAGTTATCACGCGTGAATATCCGGCTGATTGGAAACGTGGGGATGAGCCCTACTATCCGATCAACGATGAGAAAAATAATGCTATGTTTGCTAAGTATCAAGAGGAAGCAGCGCAGAATGATAAAGTTATCTTTTGTGGGCGCTTAGCAGATTATAAATATTACGATATGCATGTGGTGATTGAACGAGCGCTTGAAGTTGTGGAGAAAGAGTTAGGATATGACAAAAAGTAGAATCAATTGGATAGATTTTGGAAAAGGCTTTTCCATATTTTTAGTCTTAGTAGGACATGTGTTGCTTGGACTGTATCAATCGGAAAAATTTCTCACAGCAAACAACATACTATCATTGTTGGTAGCACAAGTCTACATATTTCATATACCAGTATTTTTTGCCTTATCAGGATACTTTTTCAAACCCATATCTGATTTGAAAGAGTTCTGGCAATATGCTAAAAAGAAGACAATTGTTTTTGGTCTGCCATATATTTTCTATTCGATCATTCACTTTGGTCTTCAAAAAGTTGCAGGGGCATCTGTTCGTGTTCCTACAACCATATCTGATTTGCTAAATATCTATAAAGATCCTCTTGGGGTTTCGTGGTATTTATATATACTCTGGTCGATTTTGATAATCTATGGATTAGTATCTATTTTTATCAAAAATCGTAGAATTTTACTTTTGATAAGTATTTTTGCTTATTGTTTAACCCTATTTGTTCAAACAGATATTTATATTATTCAGAGAACGCTGGTTTGGGGGATTTGCTTCTTTCTT
This window contains:
- a CDS encoding acyltransferase, with amino-acid sequence MRKYRNINLDLLKVLACVGVVLLHTTMGGFKETGSWNLLTYLYYLGTYSIPLFFMVNGYLLLGKREITYSYILQKVKWILITVSSWTFIVWLFKRDFTENLIKKIVGSLIQKGYFFQFWFFGALMIIYICLPILKKILNSKRSYLYSISLLVVIGLIFELTNIVLEMPIQTYVLQTFRLWTWLFYYLLGGFIAHFDIDIIKNRFKRWMKVVVVLLFLISPLILFFIAKTAYHNLFAEYFYDILFVKVVSLGIFLTILTLTLNEKRSGCIVSLSNQTMGVFIIHTYIMKVWEKLFGFGFVGSYLLFAIFTLSVSFIIVGMLMKIPYFNRIVKL
- the glf gene encoding UDP-galactopyranose mutase — translated: MYDYLIVGAGLSGAIFAHEATKCGKKVKVIDKRDHIGGNIYCENVEGINVHKYGAHIFHTSNKKVWDYVNQFAEFNNYINSPVANYKGSLYNLPFNMNTFYAMWGTKTPQEVKNKIAEQTAHMKDVEPKNLEEQAIKLIGPDIYEKLIKGYTEKQWGRSATELPPFIIKRLPVRLTFDNNYFNDRYQGIPIGGYNVIIENMLKDVEVELGVDFFAHREELEASANKVVFTGMIDQYFDYKHGELEYRSLRFEHETLDEENYQGNAVVNYTEREIPYTRIIEHKHFEYGTQPKTVITREYPADWKRGDEPYYPINDEKNNAMFAKYQEEAAQNDKVIFCGRLADYKYYDMHVVIERALEVVEKELGYDKK
- a CDS encoding acyltransferase family protein gives rise to the protein MTKSRINWIDFGKGFSIFLVLVGHVLLGLYQSEKFLTANNILSLLVAQVYIFHIPVFFALSGYFFKPISDLKEFWQYAKKKTIVFGLPYIFYSIIHFGLQKVAGASVRVPTTISDLLNIYKDPLGVSWYLYILWSILIIYGLVSIFIKNRRILLLISIFAYCLTLFVQTDIYIIQRTLVWGICFFLGSVLSEIYFNKINLKKFLFFFVLFDFIYMFAWFLFYEVGSKKDYVSYSNPGLWGIAFIVCVLAAFVIFPKMEKNFPKTFLYFTKYGKDSLGIYILHAPICSMIRILMLKVGINSVFLHVVVGIVLGWYLSILATYILKKIPFLNIVLLPQKYIKLK